The following are from one region of the Acanthopagrus latus isolate v.2019 chromosome 2, fAcaLat1.1, whole genome shotgun sequence genome:
- the LOC119004546 gene encoding mitogen-activated protein kinase kinase kinase kinase 5-like isoform X2 yields the protein MDFQHRAALDISTRNPQDDFEILLRVGGGTYGEVYKARNKQNGELAAIKVIKMEPEDDFSIIQQEIVIVKSCKHPNIVAYYGSYIRANKLWICMEFCGGGSLQDIYHVTGPLSEPQIAYICREMLQGLDYLHAQKKIHRDIKGANILLNDQGEVKLADFGISAQITATLARRMSFIGTPYWMAPEVAAVEIKGGYNELCDIWSVGITAIELAELQPPLFDVHPLRVLFLMSKSGYQPPKLKDKSKWSSMFYNFVKAMLVRNPKKRPSASKMLSHMFLTQQCLNQELTLDLLEKFRNPEKLKSCLMTEDEEMEVALPGSLKRIQSVNKHNRAERTSSDISLEQIYTRRPVNTDSPNTTLRPSPGSTGSSKSPVRDTDSDDDYDDVDIPTMQSTSLILPDYETPPPLPPKPKARTSSEESMAGEDERARKPYTLYAPSPLIRTSSGTHVRPTPRPRTSRHSDPASLPVQFNENPADLLPPELPPKGLRRRQPAVKDPADCPSPIMKKPPVYFKKIFHGCPLKVNSATTWENPATKDQHLILAAEEGIYTLNLNGPEATMELLYPGKCTWVYTINNVLMSVSGKSSQLHSHLLKELYEQARKDQRMVALPTHRLLPRKCAVTCKIPDTKGCKTCSVAGNPHRGCVFLCCGLEASVVLLQWYEPMHKFMLIKHFDFPLPNPVRVFEMVVVPQQEYPLVCIGVSRGTSPNLPVAVEYINLNSNTSWFTNSGLEKPCPDVVQVNQLDSNSLLVLIEKSVHIVGLDGELKSKWLHDNTFSHDVESLVYFEDTLLAVWRHGWQRRRQDFTEVLEEVTDHRKIYRLVQSDRMVVLETRQTEDQLGTSNLYVLEIAENYVMLP from the exons gcaCGTAACAAGCAGAATGGAGAGCTGGCAGCCATCAAGGTCATCAAGATGGAACCAG AGGACGATTTTTCTATCATCCAGCAGGAAATCGTCATAGTGAAGAGCTGCAAACATCCCAACATCGTGGCGTATTACGGCAGCTACATCCG agCTAATAAACTGTGGATCTGTATGGAGTTCTGTGGCGGAGGATCCCTCCAGGACATCTACCACG TGACCGGCCCGCTGTCCGAGCCGCAGATCGCCTACATCTGCAGGGAGATGCTCCAG ggtCTGGACTACCTGCATGCACAGAAGAAAATCCATAGAGATATAAAG GGTGCCAACATCCTCCTCAACGACCAGGGCGAGGTCAAGCTGG CTGATTTCGGGATCTCAGCTCAGATCACGGCCACGCTGGCCCGGCGGATGTCCTTCATCGGGACGCCATATTG GATGGCACCAGAGGTGGCAGCCGTGGAGATTAAAGGCGGCTACAACGAACTTTGTGACATCTGGTCTGTGGGCATCACGGCCATCGagctggcagagctgcagccaccGCTGTTCGATGTCCACCCGCTGCG GGTTTTGTTTCTCATGTCCAAGAGCGGCTACCAGCCTCCCAAACTGAAGGACAAGTCGAAATG gtCCTCCATGTTTTATAACTTTGTGAAGGCCATGTTGGTGAGGAACCCAAAGAAGAGACCCAGCGCCTCCAAGATGCTCTCG CACATGTTTCTGACCCAGCAGTGCCTGAACCAGGAGCTGACCCTGGACCTGCTGGAAAAGTTTCGAAACCCTGAGAAACTGAAGAGCTGCCTGATGACGGAGGACGAGGAGATGGAG GTGGCGCTGCCGGGATCTTTAAAGAGGATCCAGtctgtcaacaaacacaaccGGGCGGAGCGGACGAGCTCTGACATAAgct TGGAACAGATCTACACTCGGAGGCCCGTCAACACAGACTCGCCCAACACGACG TTGAGGCCGTCACCAGGGTCGACCGGCAGCAGCAAGAGTCCAGTGAG GGACACGGACTCAGACGACGACTACGATGACGTGGACAT TCCTACCATGCAGTCCACCAG TCTCATCCTGCCAGATTATGAAACTCCACCTCCACTTCCTCCGAAG CCCAAAGCGCGGACCAGCTCGGAGGAGAGCATGGCCGGGGAGGACGAGCGGGCGAGGAAACCCTACACTCTGTACGCCCCCTCGCCTCTCATCAGGACCTCCAGCGGGACGCACGTCAGACCGACGCCACGGCCGAGAACCTCACGACACTCAG ATCCTGCGTCGCTCCCGGTCCAGTTCAATGAGAACCCGGCAGACCTCCTTCCTCCCGAGCTCCCTCCTAAAGGCTTACGCAGACGACAACCTGCCGTAAAG gACCCTGCGGACTGTCCGAGCCCCATCATGAAGAAACCTCCc GTCTACTTTAAAAAGATCTTCCACGGCTGTCCTCTTAAAGTGAACTCCGCCACAACCTGGGAAAACCCAGCGACCAAAG accAGCATCTGATCCTGGCGGCCGAGGAGGGGATCTACACCCTGAACCTGAACGGCCCCGAGGCCACCATGGAGCTG ttgtATCCGGGGAAGTGCACCTGGGTCTACACCATTAATAACGTCCTCATGTCTGTATCAG GTAAATCGTCGCAGCTTCACTCCCATTTGCTGAAGGAGTTGTACGAACAGGCTCGGAAGGACCAGAGGATGGTTGCCTTGCCGACTCACCGGCTGTTACCACG GAAATGTGCAGTGACGTGTAAGATACCTGATACCAAAGGCTGCAAGACCTGCTCAGTTG CAGGTAACCCACACCGAGGCTGCGTGTTCCTGTGCTGCGGTCTGGAGGCCAGCGTCGTGCTGCTGCAGTGGTACGAGCCCATGCACAAGTTCATGCTCATCaag CATTTTGACTTCCCGCTGCCCAACCCTGTGCGGGTGTTTGAGATGGTGGTGGTGCCGCAGCAGGAGTATCCGCTGGTGTGCATCGGCGTGTCGCGGGGGACGAGCCCCAACCTGCCCGTCGCTGTAGAATACATCAACCTGAACTCCAACACGTCCTGGTTCACCAACTCTGGTCTGG AGAAACCTTGTCCAGATGTGGTTCAAGTAAACCAGCTGGACAGTAACTCGCTGCTCGTCCTCATAGAGA agtcggTTCATATAGTCGGTCTGGACGGGGAGCTGAAGAGCAAGTGGCTTCATGACAACACCTTCTCTCATGATGTTGAGTCTTTGG TGTATTTTGAGGACACGCTGTTGGCCGTGTGGCGTCACGGctggcagagaagaagacaagacTTCActgaggtgctggaggaggtcACAGACCACAGGAAGATCTACAGACTGGTGCAGTCAGACAG GATGGTTGTCCTGGAGACGCGTCAGACCGAGGACCAGTTGGGGACGTCCAACCTCTACGTCCTGGAAATTGCTGAGAACTACGTCATGCTACCGTGA
- the LOC119004546 gene encoding mitogen-activated protein kinase kinase kinase kinase 5-like isoform X1: MDFQHRAALDISTRNPQDDFEILLRVGGGTYGEVYKARNKQNGELAAIKVIKMEPEDDFSIIQQEIVIVKSCKHPNIVAYYGSYIRANKLWICMEFCGGGSLQDIYHVTGPLSEPQIAYICREMLQGLDYLHAQKKIHRDIKGANILLNDQGEVKLADFGISAQITATLARRMSFIGTPYWMAPEVAAVEIKGGYNELCDIWSVGITAIELAELQPPLFDVHPLRVLFLMSKSGYQPPKLKDKSKWSSMFYNFVKAMLVRNPKKRPSASKMLSHMFLTQQCLNQELTLDLLEKFRNPEKLKSCLMTEDEEMEVALPGSLKRIQSVNKHNRAERTSSDISLEQIYTRRPVNTDSPNTTLRPSPGSTGSSKSPVSRDTDSDDDYDDVDIPTMQSTSLILPDYETPPPLPPKPKARTSSEESMAGEDERARKPYTLYAPSPLIRTSSGTHVRPTPRPRTSRHSDPASLPVQFNENPADLLPPELPPKGLRRRQPAVKDPADCPSPIMKKPPVYFKKIFHGCPLKVNSATTWENPATKDQHLILAAEEGIYTLNLNGPEATMELLYPGKCTWVYTINNVLMSVSGKSSQLHSHLLKELYEQARKDQRMVALPTHRLLPRKCAVTCKIPDTKGCKTCSVAGNPHRGCVFLCCGLEASVVLLQWYEPMHKFMLIKHFDFPLPNPVRVFEMVVVPQQEYPLVCIGVSRGTSPNLPVAVEYINLNSNTSWFTNSGLEKPCPDVVQVNQLDSNSLLVLIEKSVHIVGLDGELKSKWLHDNTFSHDVESLVYFEDTLLAVWRHGWQRRRQDFTEVLEEVTDHRKIYRLVQSDRMVVLETRQTEDQLGTSNLYVLEIAENYVMLP, from the exons gcaCGTAACAAGCAGAATGGAGAGCTGGCAGCCATCAAGGTCATCAAGATGGAACCAG AGGACGATTTTTCTATCATCCAGCAGGAAATCGTCATAGTGAAGAGCTGCAAACATCCCAACATCGTGGCGTATTACGGCAGCTACATCCG agCTAATAAACTGTGGATCTGTATGGAGTTCTGTGGCGGAGGATCCCTCCAGGACATCTACCACG TGACCGGCCCGCTGTCCGAGCCGCAGATCGCCTACATCTGCAGGGAGATGCTCCAG ggtCTGGACTACCTGCATGCACAGAAGAAAATCCATAGAGATATAAAG GGTGCCAACATCCTCCTCAACGACCAGGGCGAGGTCAAGCTGG CTGATTTCGGGATCTCAGCTCAGATCACGGCCACGCTGGCCCGGCGGATGTCCTTCATCGGGACGCCATATTG GATGGCACCAGAGGTGGCAGCCGTGGAGATTAAAGGCGGCTACAACGAACTTTGTGACATCTGGTCTGTGGGCATCACGGCCATCGagctggcagagctgcagccaccGCTGTTCGATGTCCACCCGCTGCG GGTTTTGTTTCTCATGTCCAAGAGCGGCTACCAGCCTCCCAAACTGAAGGACAAGTCGAAATG gtCCTCCATGTTTTATAACTTTGTGAAGGCCATGTTGGTGAGGAACCCAAAGAAGAGACCCAGCGCCTCCAAGATGCTCTCG CACATGTTTCTGACCCAGCAGTGCCTGAACCAGGAGCTGACCCTGGACCTGCTGGAAAAGTTTCGAAACCCTGAGAAACTGAAGAGCTGCCTGATGACGGAGGACGAGGAGATGGAG GTGGCGCTGCCGGGATCTTTAAAGAGGATCCAGtctgtcaacaaacacaaccGGGCGGAGCGGACGAGCTCTGACATAAgct TGGAACAGATCTACACTCGGAGGCCCGTCAACACAGACTCGCCCAACACGACG TTGAGGCCGTCACCAGGGTCGACCGGCAGCAGCAAGAGTCCAGTGAG cagGGACACGGACTCAGACGACGACTACGATGACGTGGACAT TCCTACCATGCAGTCCACCAG TCTCATCCTGCCAGATTATGAAACTCCACCTCCACTTCCTCCGAAG CCCAAAGCGCGGACCAGCTCGGAGGAGAGCATGGCCGGGGAGGACGAGCGGGCGAGGAAACCCTACACTCTGTACGCCCCCTCGCCTCTCATCAGGACCTCCAGCGGGACGCACGTCAGACCGACGCCACGGCCGAGAACCTCACGACACTCAG ATCCTGCGTCGCTCCCGGTCCAGTTCAATGAGAACCCGGCAGACCTCCTTCCTCCCGAGCTCCCTCCTAAAGGCTTACGCAGACGACAACCTGCCGTAAAG gACCCTGCGGACTGTCCGAGCCCCATCATGAAGAAACCTCCc GTCTACTTTAAAAAGATCTTCCACGGCTGTCCTCTTAAAGTGAACTCCGCCACAACCTGGGAAAACCCAGCGACCAAAG accAGCATCTGATCCTGGCGGCCGAGGAGGGGATCTACACCCTGAACCTGAACGGCCCCGAGGCCACCATGGAGCTG ttgtATCCGGGGAAGTGCACCTGGGTCTACACCATTAATAACGTCCTCATGTCTGTATCAG GTAAATCGTCGCAGCTTCACTCCCATTTGCTGAAGGAGTTGTACGAACAGGCTCGGAAGGACCAGAGGATGGTTGCCTTGCCGACTCACCGGCTGTTACCACG GAAATGTGCAGTGACGTGTAAGATACCTGATACCAAAGGCTGCAAGACCTGCTCAGTTG CAGGTAACCCACACCGAGGCTGCGTGTTCCTGTGCTGCGGTCTGGAGGCCAGCGTCGTGCTGCTGCAGTGGTACGAGCCCATGCACAAGTTCATGCTCATCaag CATTTTGACTTCCCGCTGCCCAACCCTGTGCGGGTGTTTGAGATGGTGGTGGTGCCGCAGCAGGAGTATCCGCTGGTGTGCATCGGCGTGTCGCGGGGGACGAGCCCCAACCTGCCCGTCGCTGTAGAATACATCAACCTGAACTCCAACACGTCCTGGTTCACCAACTCTGGTCTGG AGAAACCTTGTCCAGATGTGGTTCAAGTAAACCAGCTGGACAGTAACTCGCTGCTCGTCCTCATAGAGA agtcggTTCATATAGTCGGTCTGGACGGGGAGCTGAAGAGCAAGTGGCTTCATGACAACACCTTCTCTCATGATGTTGAGTCTTTGG TGTATTTTGAGGACACGCTGTTGGCCGTGTGGCGTCACGGctggcagagaagaagacaagacTTCActgaggtgctggaggaggtcACAGACCACAGGAAGATCTACAGACTGGTGCAGTCAGACAG GATGGTTGTCCTGGAGACGCGTCAGACCGAGGACCAGTTGGGGACGTCCAACCTCTACGTCCTGGAAATTGCTGAGAACTACGTCATGCTACCGTGA
- the LOC119004546 gene encoding mitogen-activated protein kinase kinase kinase kinase 5-like isoform X4 encodes MDFQHRAALDISTRNPQDDFEILLRVGGGTYGEVYKARNKQNGELAAIKVIKMEPEDDFSIIQQEIVIVKSCKHPNIVAYYGSYIRANKLWICMEFCGGGSLQDIYHVTGPLSEPQIAYICREMLQGLDYLHAQKKIHRDIKGANILLNDQGEVKLADFGISAQITATLARRMSFIGTPYWMAPEVAAVEIKGGYNELCDIWSVGITAIELAELQPPLFDVHPLRVLFLMSKSGYQPPKLKDKSKWSSMFYNFVKAMLVRNPKKRPSASKMLSHMFLTQQCLNQELTLDLLEKFRNPEKLKSCLMTEDEEMEVALPGSLKRIQSVNKHNRAERTSSDISLEQIYTRRPVNTDSPNTTLRPSPGSTGSSKSPVSRDTDSDDDYDDVDIPTMQSTSLILPDYETPPPLPPKPKARTSSEESMAGEDERARKPYTLYAPSPLIRTSSGTHVRPTPRPRTSRHSDPASLPVQFNENPADLLPPELPPKGLRRRQPAVKDPADCPSPIMKKPPVYFKKIFHGCPLKVNSATTWENPATKDQHLILAAEEGIYTLNLNGPEATMELLYPGKCTWVYTINNVLMSVSGKSSQLHSHLLKELYEQARKDQRMVALPTHRLLPRKCAVTCKIPDTKGCKTCSVAGNPHRGCVFLCCGLEASVVLLQWYEPMHKFMLIKHFDFPLPNPVRVFEMVVVPQQEYPLVCIGVSRGTSPNLPVAVEYINLNSNTSWFTNSEKPCPDVVQVNQLDSNSLLVLIEKSVHIVGLDGELKSKWLHDNTFSHDVESLVYFEDTLLAVWRHGWQRRRQDFTEVLEEVTDHRKIYRLVQSDRMVVLETRQTEDQLGTSNLYVLEIAENYVMLP; translated from the exons gcaCGTAACAAGCAGAATGGAGAGCTGGCAGCCATCAAGGTCATCAAGATGGAACCAG AGGACGATTTTTCTATCATCCAGCAGGAAATCGTCATAGTGAAGAGCTGCAAACATCCCAACATCGTGGCGTATTACGGCAGCTACATCCG agCTAATAAACTGTGGATCTGTATGGAGTTCTGTGGCGGAGGATCCCTCCAGGACATCTACCACG TGACCGGCCCGCTGTCCGAGCCGCAGATCGCCTACATCTGCAGGGAGATGCTCCAG ggtCTGGACTACCTGCATGCACAGAAGAAAATCCATAGAGATATAAAG GGTGCCAACATCCTCCTCAACGACCAGGGCGAGGTCAAGCTGG CTGATTTCGGGATCTCAGCTCAGATCACGGCCACGCTGGCCCGGCGGATGTCCTTCATCGGGACGCCATATTG GATGGCACCAGAGGTGGCAGCCGTGGAGATTAAAGGCGGCTACAACGAACTTTGTGACATCTGGTCTGTGGGCATCACGGCCATCGagctggcagagctgcagccaccGCTGTTCGATGTCCACCCGCTGCG GGTTTTGTTTCTCATGTCCAAGAGCGGCTACCAGCCTCCCAAACTGAAGGACAAGTCGAAATG gtCCTCCATGTTTTATAACTTTGTGAAGGCCATGTTGGTGAGGAACCCAAAGAAGAGACCCAGCGCCTCCAAGATGCTCTCG CACATGTTTCTGACCCAGCAGTGCCTGAACCAGGAGCTGACCCTGGACCTGCTGGAAAAGTTTCGAAACCCTGAGAAACTGAAGAGCTGCCTGATGACGGAGGACGAGGAGATGGAG GTGGCGCTGCCGGGATCTTTAAAGAGGATCCAGtctgtcaacaaacacaaccGGGCGGAGCGGACGAGCTCTGACATAAgct TGGAACAGATCTACACTCGGAGGCCCGTCAACACAGACTCGCCCAACACGACG TTGAGGCCGTCACCAGGGTCGACCGGCAGCAGCAAGAGTCCAGTGAG cagGGACACGGACTCAGACGACGACTACGATGACGTGGACAT TCCTACCATGCAGTCCACCAG TCTCATCCTGCCAGATTATGAAACTCCACCTCCACTTCCTCCGAAG CCCAAAGCGCGGACCAGCTCGGAGGAGAGCATGGCCGGGGAGGACGAGCGGGCGAGGAAACCCTACACTCTGTACGCCCCCTCGCCTCTCATCAGGACCTCCAGCGGGACGCACGTCAGACCGACGCCACGGCCGAGAACCTCACGACACTCAG ATCCTGCGTCGCTCCCGGTCCAGTTCAATGAGAACCCGGCAGACCTCCTTCCTCCCGAGCTCCCTCCTAAAGGCTTACGCAGACGACAACCTGCCGTAAAG gACCCTGCGGACTGTCCGAGCCCCATCATGAAGAAACCTCCc GTCTACTTTAAAAAGATCTTCCACGGCTGTCCTCTTAAAGTGAACTCCGCCACAACCTGGGAAAACCCAGCGACCAAAG accAGCATCTGATCCTGGCGGCCGAGGAGGGGATCTACACCCTGAACCTGAACGGCCCCGAGGCCACCATGGAGCTG ttgtATCCGGGGAAGTGCACCTGGGTCTACACCATTAATAACGTCCTCATGTCTGTATCAG GTAAATCGTCGCAGCTTCACTCCCATTTGCTGAAGGAGTTGTACGAACAGGCTCGGAAGGACCAGAGGATGGTTGCCTTGCCGACTCACCGGCTGTTACCACG GAAATGTGCAGTGACGTGTAAGATACCTGATACCAAAGGCTGCAAGACCTGCTCAGTTG CAGGTAACCCACACCGAGGCTGCGTGTTCCTGTGCTGCGGTCTGGAGGCCAGCGTCGTGCTGCTGCAGTGGTACGAGCCCATGCACAAGTTCATGCTCATCaag CATTTTGACTTCCCGCTGCCCAACCCTGTGCGGGTGTTTGAGATGGTGGTGGTGCCGCAGCAGGAGTATCCGCTGGTGTGCATCGGCGTGTCGCGGGGGACGAGCCCCAACCTGCCCGTCGCTGTAGAATACATCAACCTGAACTCCAACACGTCCTGGTTCACCAACTCTG AGAAACCTTGTCCAGATGTGGTTCAAGTAAACCAGCTGGACAGTAACTCGCTGCTCGTCCTCATAGAGA agtcggTTCATATAGTCGGTCTGGACGGGGAGCTGAAGAGCAAGTGGCTTCATGACAACACCTTCTCTCATGATGTTGAGTCTTTGG TGTATTTTGAGGACACGCTGTTGGCCGTGTGGCGTCACGGctggcagagaagaagacaagacTTCActgaggtgctggaggaggtcACAGACCACAGGAAGATCTACAGACTGGTGCAGTCAGACAG GATGGTTGTCCTGGAGACGCGTCAGACCGAGGACCAGTTGGGGACGTCCAACCTCTACGTCCTGGAAATTGCTGAGAACTACGTCATGCTACCGTGA
- the LOC119004546 gene encoding mitogen-activated protein kinase kinase kinase kinase 5-like isoform X3 produces the protein MDFQHRAALDISTRNPQDDFEILLRVGGGTYGEVYKARNKQNGELAAIKVIKMEPEDDFSIIQQEIVIVKSCKHPNIVAYYGSYIRANKLWICMEFCGGGSLQDIYHVTGPLSEPQIAYICREMLQGLDYLHAQKKIHRDIKGANILLNDQGEVKLADFGISAQITATLARRMSFIGTPYWMAPEVAAVEIKGGYNELCDIWSVGITAIELAELQPPLFDVHPLRVLFLMSKSGYQPPKLKDKSKWSSMFYNFVKAMLVRNPKKRPSASKMLSHMFLTQQCLNQELTLDLLEKFRNPEKLKSCLMTEDEEMEVALPGSLKRIQSVNKHNRAERTSSDISLEQIYTRRPVNTDSPNTTLRPSPGSTGSSKSPVSRDTDSDDDYDDVDIPTMQSTSLILPDYETPPPLPPKPKARTSSEESMAGEDERARKPYTLYAPSPLIRTSSGTHVRPTPRPRTSRHSDPASLPVQFNENPADLLPPELPPKGLRRRQPAVKDPADCPSPIMKKPPVYFKKIFHGCPLKVNSATTWENPATKDQHLILAAEEGIYTLNLNGPEATMELLYPGKCTWVYTINNVLMSVSGKSSQLHSHLLKELYEQARKDQRMVALPTHRLLPRKCAVTCKIPDTKGCKTCSVGNPHRGCVFLCCGLEASVVLLQWYEPMHKFMLIKHFDFPLPNPVRVFEMVVVPQQEYPLVCIGVSRGTSPNLPVAVEYINLNSNTSWFTNSGLEKPCPDVVQVNQLDSNSLLVLIEKSVHIVGLDGELKSKWLHDNTFSHDVESLVYFEDTLLAVWRHGWQRRRQDFTEVLEEVTDHRKIYRLVQSDRMVVLETRQTEDQLGTSNLYVLEIAENYVMLP, from the exons gcaCGTAACAAGCAGAATGGAGAGCTGGCAGCCATCAAGGTCATCAAGATGGAACCAG AGGACGATTTTTCTATCATCCAGCAGGAAATCGTCATAGTGAAGAGCTGCAAACATCCCAACATCGTGGCGTATTACGGCAGCTACATCCG agCTAATAAACTGTGGATCTGTATGGAGTTCTGTGGCGGAGGATCCCTCCAGGACATCTACCACG TGACCGGCCCGCTGTCCGAGCCGCAGATCGCCTACATCTGCAGGGAGATGCTCCAG ggtCTGGACTACCTGCATGCACAGAAGAAAATCCATAGAGATATAAAG GGTGCCAACATCCTCCTCAACGACCAGGGCGAGGTCAAGCTGG CTGATTTCGGGATCTCAGCTCAGATCACGGCCACGCTGGCCCGGCGGATGTCCTTCATCGGGACGCCATATTG GATGGCACCAGAGGTGGCAGCCGTGGAGATTAAAGGCGGCTACAACGAACTTTGTGACATCTGGTCTGTGGGCATCACGGCCATCGagctggcagagctgcagccaccGCTGTTCGATGTCCACCCGCTGCG GGTTTTGTTTCTCATGTCCAAGAGCGGCTACCAGCCTCCCAAACTGAAGGACAAGTCGAAATG gtCCTCCATGTTTTATAACTTTGTGAAGGCCATGTTGGTGAGGAACCCAAAGAAGAGACCCAGCGCCTCCAAGATGCTCTCG CACATGTTTCTGACCCAGCAGTGCCTGAACCAGGAGCTGACCCTGGACCTGCTGGAAAAGTTTCGAAACCCTGAGAAACTGAAGAGCTGCCTGATGACGGAGGACGAGGAGATGGAG GTGGCGCTGCCGGGATCTTTAAAGAGGATCCAGtctgtcaacaaacacaaccGGGCGGAGCGGACGAGCTCTGACATAAgct TGGAACAGATCTACACTCGGAGGCCCGTCAACACAGACTCGCCCAACACGACG TTGAGGCCGTCACCAGGGTCGACCGGCAGCAGCAAGAGTCCAGTGAG cagGGACACGGACTCAGACGACGACTACGATGACGTGGACAT TCCTACCATGCAGTCCACCAG TCTCATCCTGCCAGATTATGAAACTCCACCTCCACTTCCTCCGAAG CCCAAAGCGCGGACCAGCTCGGAGGAGAGCATGGCCGGGGAGGACGAGCGGGCGAGGAAACCCTACACTCTGTACGCCCCCTCGCCTCTCATCAGGACCTCCAGCGGGACGCACGTCAGACCGACGCCACGGCCGAGAACCTCACGACACTCAG ATCCTGCGTCGCTCCCGGTCCAGTTCAATGAGAACCCGGCAGACCTCCTTCCTCCCGAGCTCCCTCCTAAAGGCTTACGCAGACGACAACCTGCCGTAAAG gACCCTGCGGACTGTCCGAGCCCCATCATGAAGAAACCTCCc GTCTACTTTAAAAAGATCTTCCACGGCTGTCCTCTTAAAGTGAACTCCGCCACAACCTGGGAAAACCCAGCGACCAAAG accAGCATCTGATCCTGGCGGCCGAGGAGGGGATCTACACCCTGAACCTGAACGGCCCCGAGGCCACCATGGAGCTG ttgtATCCGGGGAAGTGCACCTGGGTCTACACCATTAATAACGTCCTCATGTCTGTATCAG GTAAATCGTCGCAGCTTCACTCCCATTTGCTGAAGGAGTTGTACGAACAGGCTCGGAAGGACCAGAGGATGGTTGCCTTGCCGACTCACCGGCTGTTACCACG GAAATGTGCAGTGACGTGTAAGATACCTGATACCAAAGGCTGCAAGACCTGCTCAGTTG GTAACCCACACCGAGGCTGCGTGTTCCTGTGCTGCGGTCTGGAGGCCAGCGTCGTGCTGCTGCAGTGGTACGAGCCCATGCACAAGTTCATGCTCATCaag CATTTTGACTTCCCGCTGCCCAACCCTGTGCGGGTGTTTGAGATGGTGGTGGTGCCGCAGCAGGAGTATCCGCTGGTGTGCATCGGCGTGTCGCGGGGGACGAGCCCCAACCTGCCCGTCGCTGTAGAATACATCAACCTGAACTCCAACACGTCCTGGTTCACCAACTCTGGTCTGG AGAAACCTTGTCCAGATGTGGTTCAAGTAAACCAGCTGGACAGTAACTCGCTGCTCGTCCTCATAGAGA agtcggTTCATATAGTCGGTCTGGACGGGGAGCTGAAGAGCAAGTGGCTTCATGACAACACCTTCTCTCATGATGTTGAGTCTTTGG TGTATTTTGAGGACACGCTGTTGGCCGTGTGGCGTCACGGctggcagagaagaagacaagacTTCActgaggtgctggaggaggtcACAGACCACAGGAAGATCTACAGACTGGTGCAGTCAGACAG GATGGTTGTCCTGGAGACGCGTCAGACCGAGGACCAGTTGGGGACGTCCAACCTCTACGTCCTGGAAATTGCTGAGAACTACGTCATGCTACCGTGA